Proteins encoded in a region of the Pseudonocardia sp. EC080619-01 genome:
- a CDS encoding lasso peptide biosynthesis B2 protein: MTTPLVRPGEVRAADLGHTVVLLHARTGTVRALLGAQREAFLTLDATGTWAPGTETEALAASLSSAGFLHPAQPGQEPAPIVDIPATEASWGTQEAPGALPVRGPLSPAWAPIAACALAAVLLVRATGRRARAFSRMLRLVRIAAGVARRPARDTQVVAVLHCVRVIGGVSPFRTACLEETVAAMLALAVTGRRAGWCHGIAADPIRLHAWLRLDGCPVGEPPSTLRFTPLIQLPEPTATPTRGRDRVARGDTP; encoded by the coding sequence ATGACCACGCCGCTCGTCCGTCCGGGCGAGGTCCGCGCCGCGGATCTCGGGCACACCGTCGTGCTGCTGCACGCACGCACCGGCACGGTGCGCGCCCTGCTCGGCGCCCAGCGCGAGGCCTTCCTCACCCTGGATGCCACCGGCACCTGGGCACCCGGCACCGAGACGGAGGCGCTGGCCGCGAGCCTGTCGAGCGCGGGGTTCCTGCACCCGGCCCAGCCGGGCCAGGAGCCCGCGCCGATCGTCGACATCCCGGCAACCGAGGCCAGCTGGGGCACCCAGGAAGCGCCGGGCGCACTCCCGGTGCGCGGGCCACTGTCGCCGGCGTGGGCACCGATCGCGGCGTGCGCGCTCGCGGCAGTGCTGCTCGTCCGTGCCACCGGGCGCCGGGCCCGTGCGTTCTCCCGCATGCTGCGCCTGGTCCGTATCGCGGCGGGGGTGGCGCGCCGTCCGGCGCGCGACACCCAGGTGGTCGCGGTCCTACACTGTGTGCGCGTCATCGGAGGCGTGTCTCCGTTCCGGACAGCGTGCTTGGAGGAAACCGTCGCGGCGATGCTCGCCCTGGCCGTCACCGGCCGGCGAGCTGGGTGGTGCCACGGGATCGCCGCGGATCCGATCAGGCTGCACGCCTGGCTGCGCCTCGACGGCTGCCCCGTCGGCGAGCCCCCCTCCACGCTGCGCTTCACACCACTGATCCAGCTGCCCGAACCCACCGCCACGCCTACGCGCGGCCGTGACCGGGTAGCGAGAGGAGACACCCCATGA
- a CDS encoding albusnodin/ikarugamycin family macrolactam cyclase yields MSVRWFGGRGTAPGPARTGTGCTGAGYPAGACALGRDVRTAWVCGDWPSSQAATVQGPGRSVAVLGRARCEVEVLEHWVRHGVPDSAVTALAGAYTVVEITDEATVVLTDPGWVQPIYTATTADGAPLWGSSAVALAALIGADVDDTWLHAHLHPAHSTEPGSGTGDRSAFAGVTAVPPGARLTVSASGTTIRQLATDGAPSSGPDRPTDRLRAAMQGTVAEIAAGASSTGHAVAADCSGGMDSTSLAMLLAQCRTARAEDLGRAAVAVTVHPAGITAGGDLDYARAAVAYARTGLAGRARSLEHLLCPLDDRHVPYGRMGELVPATDEPAPSTVAIARFDAELALLAGRGVGDLVTGDGGDTLLGPQPGYLPDLAAPGTLHSQAQLLRHALGWARLRRTAVWPLLAGARAAAARGEPGEAARTRTAMRVVARTARADAQITEQLHGITLHNPFTDATVVDAALAVPGPLRAAPGGYKPVLRQAMAGLLPETVTARRTKGDFTPDQYRGLRTHLHALTGLVDGELAARGLIDPARYRALLTRAAAGAPSIGFHQLNPVLATEVWLRALDQRPAAARWTTTDEDPPPAGSTHSRWEVF; encoded by the coding sequence ATGAGCGTTCGATGGTTCGGTGGCCGCGGCACCGCCCCTGGCCCTGCCCGCACCGGCACCGGCTGCACCGGGGCCGGGTACCCGGCCGGGGCCTGCGCGCTCGGCCGGGACGTCAGGACGGCGTGGGTGTGCGGAGACTGGCCCAGCTCGCAGGCCGCGACCGTGCAGGGCCCCGGCCGGTCGGTGGCGGTCCTGGGGCGCGCCCGCTGCGAGGTCGAGGTGCTGGAGCACTGGGTCCGACACGGTGTTCCCGACTCGGCGGTCACCGCGTTGGCCGGGGCCTACACCGTTGTGGAGATCACCGATGAGGCCACGGTGGTGCTCACCGATCCTGGCTGGGTCCAGCCCATCTACACCGCGACCACCGCCGACGGCGCCCCGCTGTGGGGATCGAGCGCAGTGGCGCTCGCCGCCCTGATCGGCGCCGACGTCGACGACACATGGCTACACGCCCACCTGCACCCGGCACACAGCACCGAGCCCGGCAGCGGGACCGGCGACCGGTCGGCGTTCGCCGGGGTCACCGCAGTACCGCCCGGTGCCCGCCTGACCGTCTCCGCGTCGGGGACCACGATCCGCCAGCTCGCCACCGACGGCGCCCCGAGCAGCGGGCCCGATCGGCCGACTGACCGGCTACGGGCGGCGATGCAGGGAACGGTCGCCGAGATCGCCGCGGGTGCCAGCTCGACCGGCCACGCAGTGGCGGCGGACTGCTCAGGCGGGATGGACTCGACGTCGCTGGCGATGCTGCTCGCCCAGTGCCGCACCGCTCGCGCCGAGGACCTGGGCCGCGCTGCTGTGGCGGTGACGGTGCACCCGGCCGGGATCACCGCGGGTGGGGATCTCGACTACGCCCGCGCTGCGGTCGCCTACGCCCGCACCGGGTTGGCCGGGCGGGCCCGGTCGCTGGAGCACCTGCTCTGCCCGCTGGATGACCGTCACGTCCCCTACGGGCGGATGGGTGAGCTGGTTCCGGCGACCGATGAGCCGGCGCCGTCCACGGTCGCGATCGCCCGGTTCGACGCCGAACTCGCGCTGCTGGCCGGTCGTGGGGTCGGGGACCTGGTGACCGGCGACGGTGGGGACACCCTGCTCGGCCCGCAGCCCGGGTACCTGCCCGACCTCGCCGCCCCGGGAACCCTGCACTCGCAGGCGCAGCTGCTGCGTCATGCGTTGGGCTGGGCCCGGCTGCGGCGCACGGCGGTCTGGCCGCTGCTCGCCGGGGCCCGCGCGGCCGCGGCCCGCGGCGAGCCGGGCGAGGCGGCACGGACCCGCACCGCGATGCGGGTCGTGGCCCGCACCGCCCGCGCCGACGCACAGATCACCGAGCAGCTCCACGGCATCACCCTGCACAACCCGTTCACCGACGCGACCGTGGTCGACGCCGCACTCGCGGTCCCCGGGCCGCTGCGCGCCGCGCCGGGTGGCTACAAACCGGTGCTGCGCCAGGCCATGGCCGGGCTGCTGCCCGAGACGGTGACGGCGCGGCGGACGAAGGGCGACTTCACCCCCGACCAGTACCGGGGACTGCGCACCCACCTCCACGCCCTCACCGGGCTCGTCGACGGCGAGCTGGCCGCCCGCGGCCTGATCGACCCCGCCCGCTACCGGGCGCTGCTCACCCGCGCCGCCGCCGGCGCCCCGAGTATCGGGTTCCACCAGCTCAACCCCGTCCTGGCGACCGAGGTGTGGCTACGCGCCCTCGACCAGCGGCCCGCGGCCGCCCGCTGGACCACCACCGACGAGGACCCGCCGCCGGCGGGTTCGACCCACTCCCGATGGGAGGTCTTCTGA
- a CDS encoding albusnodin family lasso peptide, with protein sequence MSQHNETEMVELGDAAVLTEGGGSGTSEDKRYVYA encoded by the coding sequence ATGTCGCAGCACAACGAGACCGAGATGGTCGAGCTGGGTGACGCCGCGGTCCTGACCGAGGGCGGTGGTTCCGGCACGTCGGAGGACAAGCGCTACGTCTACGCCTGA
- a CDS encoding GNAT family protein, with protein MTLTSNDHTTTDTTETTAPNGDNTAAAAPLLWMRGERAALGPFTRELAELYWQWENEPAVIVGMGRQTPESLEARLAGYDAQARSMGTIPRFTIYDLTRPGGPVPVGTSALRIDHYVRTAEFIILLGADGRGRGLAVEATRLTLDYAFTISALRSVWLKVLAPNTGAVAAYEKAGFAHAGRLRRAGYWHGAEADELIMDVVADAHLATG; from the coding sequence ATGACGCTGACCTCCAACGACCACACCACCACAGACACCACCGAGACCACCGCCCCGAATGGCGACAACACCGCCGCGGCAGCGCCGCTGCTGTGGATGCGCGGCGAGCGAGCCGCGCTGGGCCCGTTCACCCGCGAGCTGGCCGAGCTGTACTGGCAGTGGGAGAACGAGCCCGCCGTGATCGTCGGGATGGGCCGCCAGACCCCGGAATCGCTCGAAGCCCGGCTGGCGGGCTACGACGCCCAGGCCCGCAGTATGGGCACGATCCCGCGGTTCACCATCTACGACCTGACCCGGCCTGGTGGGCCGGTGCCGGTCGGGACCAGTGCGCTGCGCATCGACCACTACGTGCGCACGGCGGAGTTCATCATCCTGCTCGGCGCCGACGGTCGTGGCCGAGGCCTCGCGGTCGAGGCGACTCGGCTGACCCTGGACTACGCGTTCACCATCTCGGCGCTGCGTTCGGTGTGGCTCAAGGTCCTCGCACCGAACACCGGCGCGGTCGCTGCCTACGAGAAGGCCGGGTTCGCCCACGCCGGGCGGCTGCGCCGCGCCGGGTACTGGCATGGCGCCGAAGCCGACGAGCTGATCATGGACGTCGTCGCCGACGCCCACCTGGCCACCGGCTGA
- a CDS encoding single-stranded DNA-binding protein, with amino-acid sequence MNEITLAGNIGKAPELLYSEHTGDAVLRFSIAQNDRYFDRRSGEWRENPPVWTEVVAFRELAENTAESLHAGDAVIVIGKLADNSFTPAGADYPVRRTELRAQTIGADLRRARASVTRQPGRERTGSTTAPQTAD; translated from the coding sequence ATGAACGAGATCACCCTCGCCGGCAACATCGGCAAGGCGCCCGAGCTGCTCTACAGCGAGCACACCGGGGACGCGGTCCTGCGGTTCTCGATCGCCCAGAACGACCGCTACTTCGACCGCCGCAGCGGCGAGTGGCGCGAGAACCCCCCGGTCTGGACCGAGGTGGTCGCCTTCCGCGAGCTGGCCGAGAACACCGCGGAGTCGCTGCACGCCGGTGACGCCGTGATCGTGATCGGCAAGCTCGCCGACAACTCCTTCACCCCCGCCGGGGCCGACTACCCGGTCCGGCGCACCGAGCTGCGGGCCCAGACCATCGGCGCGGACCTGCGCCGCGCGCGGGCCAGCGTGACCCGCCAGCCCGGGCGTGAGCGGACCGGTTCGACCACCGCTCCCCAGACGGCCGACTGA